The following DNA comes from Mucilaginibacter jinjuensis.
CACCTGCTAACGGTTGCTGTACCTCGTAAGTCTGTGCAAACCATTCGGGGTTTACACCGAACTGGAAAGTAGTTTTCCAGTCGCCTTTATTTATTTCGTGCCTAACCCCGGTTACAAATAATTTCCCTTCGAAACGTTCGCCCACGCCTTTCAATTCAATCATTTTTCCGGGGATCACTGCCGGGGTGCCATCCGTAGTTACCCGGCCTCGCAACTTGGCCAGCCTGTGCCTTAGCATTTTCGAGTTGGCCCATTGCTGTAATTCCTGGTCGGGCAATTTGCCGCTGTGCTGCAGCTGAAAATCATCGGCACCAATTACACCTGATAAAGTATCCGCCGATAAATTCCCTGCATCGGGCACGCCGGGATCCTCGCTTTCTACATCGGTAATCATTTCCTGGTCGGTGGAATTCCAGGCAATTGCTTTTACACCTTTCAATTGGTAACGGGCATCAATCTCAGCATCCAAATCATGTACCGTTGCTCCGTATTGAATGGTTAGTGCGGTATCAGACGTAAAATCCGGTTTCTTTACACTTAACTTGCCATCACTGGCAATACATAACAGGCTGTTTACATCGGCGCGGCACAATAGCATATCCCAGTCGGTGGTGTTGTACTGCACAATTTCTTTTTGCTGCACTGTCGAAGCATCCACGTCTTTATCAATCTGATAAGGGCTTATTAATTCTTCTATCATGTCGCTGTCTTTTAAATCTGTAAAGTATTTATTCTTACAAACCACCGTCATTTTAATAGCTACGTCCCGGCATTCAACCACCAATACCGAACTCGTTTTTCTGATCTTGATACCGTGTTTAATCACAATACCTTTAAAAATGGTTTCCTCATTTGCCCGGTAACCGGCTTTGATCTCAATGTTTTTACCGGGGATAAAATCATCCTTATTACTAATCTCGAACGACTGCTTCGAGGGCTCGCCATCCATTATAATTATGCTTGCCGACGGAACCCTGTTAATCTCTTTGTTCACCACGATGGACAATACCTGGTATGTTTTAGAAACCGCATTCCCTTCAGAGAGTATCGTGAACGTGCATACACTTTTGGGTGCTTCTGATGGTATGGTCCTGTCGTTTGGCATATTTATTTATGATGCAGTAGTTGTTGTTAAAGGCGGAAAAAACAGGTCGGTTCCCTGTGCTATCTGCCTGAAATTAATCAGGTTATTTACTTTGGCTACTTCGAGATAATATTTAGAATCACCGTAAACCTGGTAGCACAGCAACGGTAATGTATCGCCCTGCATCACGGTTTTATAATGTGTTAAGTCCGGCGATTGTGGGTTTTCGATAGCAACTCTCAACGTTTCTTCAATACTCCCTTTAAATCCCGCTTTACACACCGCACGGATCGGGCTGCCATCCGGATTGAACAACTTATAAGTAATACTCAGTGAAGTGCAACGACCTTTGAACAGCAAATGCCCCCAAACCAGTTTAAAATGCTTAGGCTCGTGCGACTGGCTATCGTACTCGAGCATCATTGTTTTAAAGGCGTTTACATCATCAAAAACATCATTTCGCGGGTTTTGGTCGATAATACCGGTAGAATCAAACAAAAACTCGAACGATAGTTCTTCGGGTGCTTTTACATTGAAGCGCTGGGTGGCGTTGCTGGTACCGTGCCCCTGCCCTTCGGTAAATTCCACCTTATACTCTAAAGCATAAGTCTCCGGGTTAATCAATGCCTTAAAAGGATCGCCCACCTGGTGACTATCGGCAAAATCAGGATTATTATAGGCCAGTATCTGTACCTTTTCAAGCTTACCCATTACCGTTCGTTTTTGTTGTTGATGATATCCATTACCTCTTCAATGCATTGCTTAATCACTTTTTCCTTGTCAGTTGCAGCAGCCTTATCGCCGCCCCCGCCACCATTAGCGGCGGGTGTACCTTCGCCGCCCTGTGGCTGGTTCACAGTTACTTTAATATGTAATTCCCTGATCTCTAAAGGCATATTAGTTTACTGTAAAGTAGTTATAGCTGATGTCCAGCGTCTCTATCACGATAGAGTTATCCTGCGCGTTTAAATCAGACACCGACCATTTTTTGGGCCATGCATTGTATACGTTCCATGTTTTAAGGGGCTGATGCTCTTCGTTCAACAATACAATATTGATGTGTACCGGGTTAAATACACGGTTCTGAAATGCATCCAGGCACCAATCAATCACCTTCGAATCCGTGAGCATACCGCGCTTTAATGACAGGTCGGGATACTTGGTGCGTACCGGCAAAGTATGTTCGAAACGATTTTCACCGCCTTCTTTAAATGCCTCGGTATCAAACTCAATACTTAAACCCGATACCGCCTGGAAACGAACATCATTATCATTGCCGATACCTACAAACTCTACCTTAAAGTGGAAACCTACCGGCGGGTAATAGCCACCGGCTGCAGTTGTCTGTGCCATAATTTATATTGTTATAAAGAAGAAAAACCGCTTAGGTTATTAAATCAAGTCCTTCGTGTGCCAACTCAAGCGTTTCAATGGCCACCTCGTTGCCATCGGCTTTTAAATCACTGGCCTGTACTTTAAC
Coding sequences within:
- the vgrG gene encoding type VI secretion system tip protein VgrG, coding for MPNDRTIPSEAPKSVCTFTILSEGNAVSKTYQVLSIVVNKEINRVPSASIIIMDGEPSKQSFEISNKDDFIPGKNIEIKAGYRANEETIFKGIVIKHGIKIRKTSSVLVVECRDVAIKMTVVCKNKYFTDLKDSDMIEELISPYQIDKDVDASTVQQKEIVQYNTTDWDMLLCRADVNSLLCIASDGKLSVKKPDFTSDTALTIQYGATVHDLDAEIDARYQLKGVKAIAWNSTDQEMITDVESEDPGVPDAGNLSADTLSGVIGADDFQLQHSGKLPDQELQQWANSKMLRHRLAKLRGRVTTDGTPAVIPGKMIELKGVGERFEGKLFVTGVRHEINKGDWKTTFQFGVNPEWFAQTYEVQQPLAGALLPAVQGLQIGVVTKLENDPDGEDRIMVRLPNISTQEDGIWSRVSTLDAGDKRGTFFRPEIGDEVIVGFINNDPRFAMILGMLNSSKKPAPLTASDKNDEKGYVSRSEMKMIFNDDKKTIDIETPAGNKVLISEDEKMIQLTDQNGNKITMNQDGIKLESIKDIVMTTSAGDVKMEGVNANLKGSAQVKVEGSAGAEISSSGSTAVKGSIVQIN
- a CDS encoding CIS tube protein encodes the protein MGKLEKVQILAYNNPDFADSHQVGDPFKALINPETYALEYKVEFTEGQGHGTSNATQRFNVKAPEELSFEFLFDSTGIIDQNPRNDVFDDVNAFKTMMLEYDSQSHEPKHFKLVWGHLLFKGRCTSLSITYKLFNPDGSPIRAVCKAGFKGSIEETLRVAIENPQSPDLTHYKTVMQGDTLPLLCYQVYGDSKYYLEVAKVNNLINFRQIAQGTDLFFPPLTTTTAS
- a CDS encoding DUF5908 family protein, whose amino-acid sequence is MPLEIRELHIKVTVNQPQGGEGTPAANGGGGGDKAAATDKEKVIKQCIEEVMDIINNKNER
- a CDS encoding phage tail protein; translated protein: MAQTTAAGGYYPPVGFHFKVEFVGIGNDNDVRFQAVSGLSIEFDTEAFKEGGENRFEHTLPVRTKYPDLSLKRGMLTDSKVIDWCLDAFQNRVFNPVHINIVLLNEEHQPLKTWNVYNAWPKKWSVSDLNAQDNSIVIETLDISYNYFTVN